A part of Pararhizobium sp. A13 genomic DNA contains:
- a CDS encoding endonuclease domain-containing protein, which produces MRKAMTDAELKLWNELRAHRLMGMGFRRQLPIAGYVVDFACPEHTIIVEVDGSGHGREEQRLHDDVRDDLLSSLGWTVLRFWNDDVLRDIDNVCQHIVRVVGAGAFK; this is translated from the coding sequence ATGCGCAAGGCGATGACGGATGCGGAGTTGAAGCTCTGGAACGAGCTTCGCGCGCATCGGCTGATGGGCATGGGCTTCCGCCGACAATTGCCGATCGCCGGCTATGTCGTTGATTTCGCATGCCCCGAGCACACGATCATTGTCGAGGTCGATGGCTCCGGTCATGGACGGGAAGAACAGCGGCTTCACGATGATGTTCGTGATGATCTGTTGTCGTCGCTTGGATGGACCGTATTGCGCTTCTGGAACGACGATGTTCTTCGCGATATCGACAACGTCTGCCAGCACATTGTGCGGGTCGTCGGCGCCGGAGCGTTCAAGTGA
- a CDS encoding transglycosylase domain-containing protein — translation MQDPNQDDNRTQNDGVPRDDRPRKRHILLRVDSWIDSTVWNAGFRLGVWWEDLTIFFRRFTVRGWKKALFEVLGECMTWGTAGSVLMLALALPAFEETKGNWRAQSDFAVTFLDRYGNEIGHRGIIHEDSVPIDELPDTLIKAVLATEDRRFFDHYGIDFLGLSRAMTENARAGGVVQGGSTLTQQLAKNLFLSNERTIERKIKEAFLAVWLESNLSKKEILRLYLDRAYMGGGTFGAAAASQFYFGKNITDINLAESAMLAGLFKAPARYAPHVNLPAARARANEVLTNLVQGGLMTEGQVIAARLNPATVIDRAQVQAPDFFLDWAFDEVQRIAAPFAQHSLVVRTTIDMGLQQAAEESVEASLRQYGESYKVKQGAMVMIENGGAVRAMVGGRDYGESQFNRATKALRQPGSSFKVYTYTAAMEKGFKPDSTISDAPVTWRGWSPQNYGRSYSGRVTLLTAIAKSINTVPVRLAKDELGTEIIAATAKKMGVETTIRTDKTMPLGTSEVTVLDQATAYAVFPAGGLQARRHGISQVLNYDGDILYDFGRDEPPAKRVVSEEANANMNYMLTQIPIIGTARKAALDNGIVVGGKTGTTQAYRDAWFVGFTGDYTTAVWFGNDDYTSTNNMTGGSLPAMTFKRLMDYAEQGIEHRAIPGIENPLPGPDAKKKEAEGAAAKPVDENALPPLVRPRSLSSDVTRLLKSIAEKFNTAAPLKAPADLPGKVAGIDLQSTGEIVKGGRNAGR, via the coding sequence AAAATGACGGCGTCCCGCGGGATGACCGCCCGAGGAAGCGCCATATCCTGCTGCGCGTCGATTCCTGGATCGATTCGACCGTCTGGAATGCCGGTTTCCGTCTCGGCGTCTGGTGGGAGGACCTCACCATCTTCTTCCGCCGCTTTACCGTGCGCGGCTGGAAGAAGGCGCTGTTCGAAGTGCTCGGCGAGTGCATGACCTGGGGCACCGCCGGCTCCGTGCTGATGCTGGCGCTGGCGCTGCCGGCCTTCGAGGAGACCAAGGGCAACTGGCGCGCCCAGAGCGATTTCGCCGTCACCTTCCTGGATCGCTATGGCAACGAAATCGGCCATCGCGGCATCATCCATGAAGACTCCGTGCCGATCGACGAACTGCCGGACACGCTGATCAAGGCGGTGCTGGCAACCGAGGATCGCCGCTTCTTCGATCATTACGGCATCGACTTCCTCGGCCTGTCCCGTGCCATGACCGAAAACGCCCGCGCCGGCGGCGTCGTCCAGGGCGGCTCGACGCTGACCCAGCAGCTCGCCAAGAACCTGTTCCTGTCAAACGAGCGCACCATCGAGCGCAAGATCAAGGAGGCCTTCCTTGCCGTTTGGCTGGAAAGCAACCTGTCGAAGAAAGAGATCCTGCGGCTCTATCTCGACCGCGCCTATATGGGCGGCGGCACGTTCGGCGCAGCGGCGGCCTCGCAGTTCTATTTCGGCAAGAACATCACCGATATCAATCTCGCCGAAAGCGCCATGCTCGCCGGCCTGTTCAAGGCGCCTGCCCGCTACGCACCGCATGTCAACCTGCCGGCCGCCCGTGCCCGCGCCAACGAGGTCTTGACCAACCTCGTCCAGGGCGGCCTGATGACCGAAGGACAGGTGATCGCCGCCCGCCTCAATCCGGCGACCGTCATCGACCGGGCCCAGGTCCAGGCCCCCGATTTCTTCCTCGACTGGGCCTTCGATGAGGTGCAGCGCATTGCCGCGCCGTTCGCCCAACACTCCCTCGTCGTGCGCACCACGATCGACATGGGCCTGCAGCAGGCCGCCGAGGAATCGGTCGAAGCGAGCCTTCGGCAATATGGCGAAAGCTACAAGGTCAAGCAGGGCGCCATGGTGATGATCGAAAATGGCGGCGCCGTGCGCGCCATGGTCGGCGGAAGGGATTACGGCGAGAGCCAGTTCAACCGTGCCACCAAGGCGCTGCGCCAGCCGGGCTCGTCCTTCAAGGTCTATACCTACACGGCCGCCATGGAAAAAGGTTTCAAGCCGGATTCGACCATCAGCGACGCGCCGGTCACCTGGCGCGGCTGGTCGCCGCAGAATTACGGCCGCAGCTATTCCGGCAGGGTCACGCTTCTGACCGCCATCGCCAAGTCAATCAACACCGTTCCTGTCCGCCTCGCCAAGGATGAGCTCGGCACCGAGATCATCGCCGCGACGGCCAAGAAGATGGGTGTCGAAACCACGATCCGCACCGACAAGACCATGCCGCTCGGCACATCGGAGGTCACGGTTCTCGACCAGGCGACGGCCTACGCCGTCTTCCCCGCCGGCGGCCTGCAGGCACGCCGCCACGGCATCAGCCAGGTCCTCAATTACGACGGCGATATCCTCTACGACTTCGGCCGCGACGAACCACCGGCCAAACGCGTCGTCAGCGAGGAAGCCAATGCCAACATGAACTACATGCTGACCCAGATCCCGATCATCGGCACCGCCCGCAAGGCGGCACTCGACAACGGCATCGTCGTCGGCGGCAAGACCGGCACGACGCAGGCCTATCGCGACGCCTGGTTCGTCGGCTTCACTGGCGATTACACGACCGCGGTCTGGTTCGGCAATGACGACTATACCTCGACCAACAACATGACCGGCGGCTCGCTTCCGGCCATGACCTTCAAGCGGCTGATGGACTATGCCGAGCAGGGCATCGAGCACCGCGCCATCCCCGGCATCGAAAACCCGCTGCCAGGCCCCGACGCCAAGAAGAAGGAGGCCGAGGGCGCAGCCGCCAAGCCCGTGGATGAAAACGCACTTCCCCCACTCGTGCGCCCCCGCTCGCTCTCGTCCGACGTGACCCGCCTGTTGAAATCGATCGCCGAGAAATTCAACACCGCTGCCCCGCTGAAGGCGCCGGCCGACCTGCCCGGCAAAGTCGCCGGGATCGACCTGCAATCCACCGGCGAGATCGTCAAGGGAGGACGGAATGCGGGACGCTGA
- a CDS encoding DUF1214 domain-containing protein: protein MFRIPLLVALALCVAFGVGIVSTVSALKATVGFGAIALGPWVAFPDAQTKNTDPYAKAHRARAGKLLYGGAEGLPFTAATDSAGEKLSSGCSYDITGVTPPARFWTLYSTSANDQPMKADPALPGAINAWTVLRQPDSSFVIHVSAVAQPDNWLAIRDIGAFKLVLTLLDTPTAGSSGLIDLAMPKIVKTGCQDA, encoded by the coding sequence TTGTTCCGCATCCCTCTCCTCGTCGCCCTTGCCCTGTGCGTCGCCTTCGGCGTCGGCATCGTCTCGACCGTCTCGGCCTTGAAGGCAACGGTCGGCTTCGGGGCGATCGCGCTCGGCCCCTGGGTCGCCTTTCCGGATGCCCAGACGAAGAATACCGACCCCTATGCCAAGGCGCACCGGGCGCGCGCAGGCAAGCTGCTTTATGGTGGCGCCGAGGGCCTGCCGTTCACCGCAGCCACCGACAGCGCCGGCGAAAAGCTCTCCTCCGGCTGCTCCTATGATATAACCGGCGTCACCCCGCCGGCCCGCTTCTGGACGCTCTATTCGACCAGCGCCAACGACCAGCCGATGAAGGCCGATCCGGCCTTGCCCGGCGCGATCAATGCCTGGACGGTTCTGCGCCAGCCGGATAGCTCTTTTGTGATCCATGTCTCCGCAGTCGCCCAACCCGACAACTGGCTTGCGATCCGTGACATCGGCGCCTTCAAACTGGTGCTGACCCTGCTCGACACCCCGACCGCCGGCTCCTCCGGCCTCATCGATCTCGCCATGCCGAAGATCGTCAAGACGGGATGCCAGGATGCGTAG